A stretch of the Tachysurus vachellii isolate PV-2020 chromosome 26, HZAU_Pvac_v1, whole genome shotgun sequence genome encodes the following:
- the prkrip1 gene encoding PRKR-interacting protein 1 homolog — protein MAASEKDSKPGKPPKKDSQPLIIAKTPAEEQRLKLEKLMRNPDKPATIPERPKEWTPRAAPEFVRDVMGSSAGAGSGEFHVYRHLRRREYQRQDFLDRMSEKQKMDEEYLEKVKENQHAAEERTAKRRKKREKIKQKKMMAKKAKQESKNQAEPDKEEEEESSESEKEDEDEEEKNDRDDDAEEPSFVMGKR, from the exons ATGGCGGCGTCTGAGAAAGACTCTAAACCGGGGAAACCTCCAAAGAAGGACTCACAGCCTTTAATCATTGCTAAAACGCCTGCAGAGGAGCAGCGGCTCAAACTGGAGAAGTTAATGCGCAACCCG GATAAACCGGCTACGATACCGGAAAGACCGAAAGAATGGACTCCGCGCGCGGCCCCGGAGTTCGTGCGTGACGTCATGG GCTCCAGTGCCGGAGCGGGCAGCGGTGAATTCCACGTCTACAGACACTTGAGGCGGCGAGAGTATCAGAGACAAGACTTTCTGGACCGGATGTCTGAGAAG CAAAAGATGGATGAAGAATATCTGGAGAAAGTGAAGGAGAACCAGCATGCTGCTGAGGAGAGGACAGCCAAACGCAGGAAGAAGAG GGAGAAGATCAAACAGAAAAAGATGATGGCCAAGAAAGCCAAACAGGAGAGCAAGAACCAAGCAG AGCCTgataaagaggaggaggaggaatcctcggagagcgagaaagaggacgaggatgaagaggaaaagAATGACCGTGACGACGATGCTGAGGAGCCCAGCTTTGTCATGGGCAAGAGGTGA